A region of Oncorhynchus masou masou isolate Uvic2021 chromosome 29, UVic_Omas_1.1, whole genome shotgun sequence DNA encodes the following proteins:
- the LOC135519304 gene encoding ELL-associated factor 2-like isoform X1 — MNGITYSNFDNLEHVLKLGETFEKQPKGAYHTVRYDFKPASIDTACVGELEVGKGEQVTITLPNLEGSTAPVTVFKGSKRPYMKECILIVNHDTGEYRLEKLNSNIAVKKTRAEGSSKIQSRIEQQTSRLSQQMKTSGNGSSSKTPAGSKSSPPKENMSPASPMDDIERELMAEARVMDQMSSGDSSSDSHSSSSSSSGDSSSGSDSEDESRHPLLPRPPVGPPTGPPPHQGMPVLTTVTTSPPSPTHSGGHLLSTLKNDLQLSESGSESDDD; from the exons ATGAATGGAATAACATACTCAAACTTTGATAATCTCGAACATGTTTTGAAATTAGGCGAAACATTTGAGAAACAACCAAAAGGCGCTTACCACACGGTGAGAT ATGACTTTAAACCAGCCTCTATTGACACCGCCTGTGTGGGGGAGCTGGAGGTGGGAAAGGGAGAACAAGTTACTATCACACTGCCCAATCTGGAG GGATCCACTGCCCCTGTAACAGTCTTCAAAGGATCCAAGAGGCCTTATATGAAGGAATGTATTCTCATCGTAAACCACGATACTGGAGAGTACCGTCTGGAGAAACTCAACAGCAACATTGCTGTCAAGAAGACCAG GGCTGAAGGCAGCAGTAAGATCCAGTCTCGTATAGAGCAGCAGACCAGTCGTCTGAGCCAGCAGATGAagactagtggtaatggtagcagCAGCAAGACCCCAGCAGGCTCCAAGAGCTCTCCTCCCAAAGAGAATATGTCCCCTGCCTCCCCCATGGATGACATTGAGAGAG AGCTAATGGCAGAGGCGCGGGTCATGGACCAGATGAGTAGTGGGGACTCGTCCTCAGACTCCCACAGCTCCTCATCCTCCAGTAGTGGGGACAGTTCCAGCGGTAGTGACTCTGAGGATGAGTCCCGGCACCCCCTCCTCCCTAGACCCCCTGTGGGTCCACCCACAGGGCCACCACCCCACCAGGGCATGCCTGTCCTCACCACTGTCACCACCTCCCCACCATCACCAACTCACAGTGGAGGACACCTATTGAGCACACTAA AGAATGACCTGCAATTAAGTGAGTCTGGCAGTGAAAGTGACGATGACTGA
- the LOC135519304 gene encoding ELL-associated factor 2-like isoform X2 produces MNGITYSNFDNLEHVLKLGETFEKQPKGAYHTVRYDFKPASIDTACVGELEVGKGEQVTITLPNLEGSTAPVTVFKGSKRPYMKECILIVNHDTGEYRLEKLNSNIAVKKTRAEGSSKIQSRIEQQTSRLSQQMKTSGNGSSSKTPAGSKSSPPKENMSPASPMDDIERELMAEARVMDQMSSGDSSSDSHSSSSSSSGDSSSGSDSEDESRHPLLPRPPVGPPTGPPPHQGMPVLTTVTTSPPSPTHSGGHLLSTLRQS; encoded by the exons ATGAATGGAATAACATACTCAAACTTTGATAATCTCGAACATGTTTTGAAATTAGGCGAAACATTTGAGAAACAACCAAAAGGCGCTTACCACACGGTGAGAT ATGACTTTAAACCAGCCTCTATTGACACCGCCTGTGTGGGGGAGCTGGAGGTGGGAAAGGGAGAACAAGTTACTATCACACTGCCCAATCTGGAG GGATCCACTGCCCCTGTAACAGTCTTCAAAGGATCCAAGAGGCCTTATATGAAGGAATGTATTCTCATCGTAAACCACGATACTGGAGAGTACCGTCTGGAGAAACTCAACAGCAACATTGCTGTCAAGAAGACCAG GGCTGAAGGCAGCAGTAAGATCCAGTCTCGTATAGAGCAGCAGACCAGTCGTCTGAGCCAGCAGATGAagactagtggtaatggtagcagCAGCAAGACCCCAGCAGGCTCCAAGAGCTCTCCTCCCAAAGAGAATATGTCCCCTGCCTCCCCCATGGATGACATTGAGAGAG AGCTAATGGCAGAGGCGCGGGTCATGGACCAGATGAGTAGTGGGGACTCGTCCTCAGACTCCCACAGCTCCTCATCCTCCAGTAGTGGGGACAGTTCCAGCGGTAGTGACTCTGAGGATGAGTCCCGGCACCCCCTCCTCCCTAGACCCCCTGTGGGTCCACCCACAGGGCCACCACCCCACCAGGGCATGCCTGTCCTCACCACTGTCACCACCTCCCCACCATCACCAACTCACAGTGGAGGACACCTATTGAGCACACTAA gacaatcatGA